The Molothrus ater isolate BHLD 08-10-18 breed brown headed cowbird chromosome 6, BPBGC_Mater_1.1, whole genome shotgun sequence genome segment GGACTGGGGTGaagatggggatgaggatgtgGACAGatcactgccctgcagcaggagccggATGTCTGTGGCTGACGGAGGGAGGATTATGGTCAGCACCCACCTCTTTCCCAGGCCAGGACCCCCAGTCCGGAGGGGGCACATCCAAGTGCCTGAGGTTGGATCCAGGGATCCCATTAcctgggcaggatgggcagcagcCCACGGGCAGTATGTGGGGCTCAGAGCAAGAGCGGGGGCACGgcctctcctcacagctcacctCTCCAAGCTGGAAAAACAGGgatcagccagcccagcccttgctgggatCCAATGACACTGGCACAGGCACCATGGACATGGGCATCCCACGGGAATGGGTGGGAGGTCTAACCTGGCAGGTGCAGCGGGTacagggctgtccctcaggAATGAAGCTCTGGCCGTTCTCCACCTTCCTGCCCTGGTAGTTGCAGTCTGCAGGGACCAAGGTCCagagggggttttggggggctcGGGGAGATTTTCGGGGGTTCAGTGGGATTTTGAGGACCCGCCCAAGCTCGTACCCTCACAGACGGGGCAGCACCGACCCTCGGGGTGGAAGGGGTAGGAGCACACGATGGCACATTCCAGAGGCGAGCAGGCCACCGAGCCCAGCTGCGAGAGACGGGAGAGACCCCCGAGGGCCGGGCGTTAGGAACCCCGGAGCGCCCCCGGAGCTTTTCCCTGCAACGGAGCCAAAAACCGGGCTTCAGCCCACGGGGCGGGAGCCGCAAATCCTCTGGGAATGCCCGGCCCAGCCCTCACCAGGCAGatgcagctcaggcagggatCCAGCGCCGACGGGAAGGTCTCATTGTTGGAAAAGATCCTCCCCATGTAGGTGCAGCCTGCGGGGAGAGGGGCTCAGGCGGTCCCCGGGCGGCTCAGAATCCCGGAATTCCGGGCGCGCCCTCACCTGCGGAGCAGTCGGGGCAGCACTGCCCGGGAATGCGGATGGGATAAGGACACGTCTCCACACAGTCCGTGCGCTGGCAGCTCACGGAGCCGTCTGCCTGCAGGCGGGAACACCCTGACAGACACCTCGGGATTCCCAAACCCGCcggatttgggggatttggggcctGACAGGCCACGGGCATCCTGAGGGCGGGAATGGAGCAGGAGCCGTGCGCTGGGGCAGGGATAGGGAAGAGGGAATGAAGCAGAGCAGGTTCTCATTCACCTGGCAGATGCATAACTCACAGGGATCGCCCGGAGACCAGATCTGTCCAACGGGAAACTCCACGCCATTGTCATCCAGGAAGCAACCTGGGTAGGatccctgttcccagctgtCCTGTAAAACCTACCcttcctgtccccaggggttCCCTATATTCCACCCTTCCTGTTCCTAGATTTTCTCCATCTCACACCCTTCCTGAGTATCCCCACATCCCACCCTCTCTGTCTCCAGCTGTCCCCCCTTcatcccaccctgcccttccccacaTCCCATCCCCAAATGTCCCAACATCTCACTCTTCCCCTCCCCAAGTGTCCCCCACATCCTCTATCCCAGCTGTTTTTCCCGTGCCATGCCACTCCCGTTTCCCCCAGCTTTTCCCCCTCAttcctctctccctgtccctccctgtccattcccagctgtgtcacTCATCCCGACTCACcggcaggggctggagggtcCCGGCAGGTGGAGCAGCACTGCCCGGGACCCAGCTGCCGCTGGTGCTGGGGACAATCCAGCACGGGGCAGGGAGTGAAGGAACATTCCACCTCTCCTCCCTGGAGACACGGGAATGGGTCACCTGCTGTCCCTACCATCAGCCCCCAGTGAAGCTGGGATGCCCCCAGCCGGTGCTGGGAAGCACTGGAGTATCCCCGGGGATCCTCATCCCTGGGGACCTCCCAGCTTTGGGGATCCGCATGCCTGGGGACATCCAGGACCCACCTGGCAGACACAGGTGGTGCAGTCGTCCCCATCCAGGCTGAACCGGGCTCCGTGCACATATGTGCGTCCCCGGAAATTGCACTTttctgggaaaaggggaaggagtGGTGCTGGAGAGCCAAGCATGGCTCTTCCCTCGCCCCCAGCTCAGCCCGGGGGTACTCACACCCCCAGACTAGGGGTTCTGGGATCACCTGGAttgcaggagcagcagtcagccggagaggggctggggcaggatccTGGGGGACATTCCGGGGACAGGCAGGAGACATTCCCGGCCTGTGGAGGGGAAcatggggctgggaaagagGACCCTGATTCCCCATGGAGGGATGAGGGAAGGGTGTCATCAGCTCCAGTGCATCCCAATCCATGGTTGAGCCAGGATGCAGGATGAGGGTCCTGATAAGGGTCTCCAGAGGTGGGAGGTTCCCAGGGATGAGGGGGGATTCTCCCATCCCAATCCAGCTCACCAAGCAGACGCAGATGGTGCAATTCCCATTGGATGGGGAGAAGACATCGCCCTCGGCCCTGGCCACCCCCTCGTGCAGGCACCCTGCAAGCCATGGGGGTCAGGGGCATCCCCCTGGGAATTCAAGGGGGGCCATCCTGGGAATTGGGGGGATCAGGGGGTCGGGACTCACCCGTGCAGGTGGGGCAGCAACCCCCAGCCGGAGCGGGAAGcgggtgggagcagggaacgGAGCAGCTCACGGTGTCACAGAGGACTTGTCCCCCCTGCCAGGACATGTGGTGGCTCATCCCAGGTCGGGATGGTGCCATGGGAAGGATGGGATGGCAGGATGGGATGCTCACCTGGCaggtgcagctctggcagcctggctctgtccagCGACTGCCGGGCTCCCGAGAGATTCCCCGGTGCCAACAGTGACGGGATGGTGGGATGGAGGTGCCGGGGGCTCCCTGATTCATGGCACGTGGGGATggctcaggggacagggatggggaggagggagggaattgGGTaccaggagctgccacagggaggtggggagagggggagcCCCTCGGGAGCAGGTgggagccaggagggagcaggacaAGAGTGGGTGGATGCTGCAGGGATTGCAGGATGGGCGATGGGGCCAGGATAGATTTGGGGTACCCTAGGAAGGAAATCAGGAAGGCAGAGACATCActtggggctggcagggagataGGAGCATCCCattctgctcctccagccaggaGAAGGACACGAATACCTTCGCAGGACACCCTGTCCGCGCTGAGCCGGTATCCAGGGCGGCAGGAGCAGCGAAAGCTGCCGGGAATGTtgtggcagctgtgctggcaggagcgGCGGGTGCCAGGCCGCTGGCACTCGTCCACATCTGTGGGATAAGGGAAcgtggcaggagctgctgcaccctGGGATGTGGCCCAGAAAAGAGCCAGAAGCACCAGGATGGCCCATgcagggatgaggatgaggtGGCAGCACTGTGGTCATGGGCTGATGGACACCTCCATCCCTTGGGATTTGTGGCATGATGAGGAAAGGGGGTCTGGCACAGTGCCCACAGGCTCATGGCCACCTGCATCCCTTGGGATTCATGGCATGGAGAGGGATAAGGGTTAAGCATACATGCAGGGGCTCAGTGACCACCTCCACGCTTGAGATTCATGGcatggagagggaagggggtgTGGCAGTGTTCAGGATCTCAGGGCCACCTCCATCCCCCAGGAGTGATGGGA includes the following:
- the VWCE gene encoding LOW QUALITY PROTEIN: von Willebrand factor C and EGF domain-containing protein (The sequence of the model RefSeq protein was modified relative to this genomic sequence to represent the inferred CDS: deleted 1 base in 1 codon), with the translated sequence MLVELLFQAACVSLFLSSGQGRVYPARKKPASFAVERRRVGPHVCFPGSGSGCCPGWMLSPGSGKCTLPLCSFGCGGGSCIAPNLCMCPDGEQGITCPEPPGTCGEYGCDLSCNHGGCQEVARVCPVGFSMAETANGVRCTDIDECQSAACEGTCVNTEGGFACECGAGRELSADRRSCRDTDECQATPCQHRCENSVGSYRCSCRPGYHLHGNRHSCVDVDECQRPGTRRSCQHSCHNIPGSFRCSCRPGYRLSADRVSCEGYPKSILAPSPILQSLQHPPTLVLLPPGSHLLPRGSPSPHLPVAAPGTQFPPSSPSLSPEPSPRAMNQGAPGTSIPPSRHCWHRGISREPGSRWTEPGCQSCTCQGGQVLCDTVSCSVPCSHPLPAPAGGCCPTCTGCLHEGVARAEGDVFSPSNGNCTICVCLAGNVSCLSPECPPGSCPSPSPADCCSCNPEKCNFRGRTYVHGARFSLDGDDCTTCVCQGGEVECSFTPCPVLDCPQHQRQLGPGQCCSTCRDPPAPAGCFLDDNGVEFPVGQIWSPGDPCELCICQADGSVSCQRTDCVETCPYPIRIPGQCCPDCSAGCTYMGRIFSNNETFPSALDPCLSCICLLGSVACSPLECAIVCSYPFHPEGRCCPVCEDCNYQGRKVENGQSFIPEGQPCTRCTCQLGEVSCEERPCPRSCSEPHILPVGCCPSCPATDIRLLLQGSDLSTSSSPSSPQSSSSPPFSSQSPSSPPSSSQSPVPEDSPPGTPQHRRYRLAQLLLPTTPPLGPSPGIWGAGMPPPTTPSPSGYPLAPTVPPDPLCEATAPANPMGSPEVQGSPRNEDPSAVPSDSPRFQVPGVPGTP